Part of the Triticum aestivum cultivar Chinese Spring chromosome 4D, IWGSC CS RefSeq v2.1, whole genome shotgun sequence genome is shown below.
GAAGTGGGTATGCCCGGAGCTGGAAATCCTCTCCGTCGTGGCAGGCTTGTCGGTGGAAATCCAAAAGCTGGAGCATGATGTGTTACCCCAGCTCATGGTTCAGGAGGCCAAGCTGGAACGGGGCGCCCTGGAAGCCCTCCTACTCATGAAGAACTCAGCTGTTGCGCTCTTACATATGAGGAAGTGCTTTATGTTAGCCTTGGGCGTATTGCTTGCCGAGGACGATCTGGTCTTAGCCCGAGTCAAAAAGCTGAGCATAATGCTAAAGGATACTGCTGATGCTGTACTCAAAGGTGATGGTAACATTGCCTGGCTTGAGGAGCGTGTCCTGTTGCTGGTCCAGCTGGTCACCGATGTGTTGGAGACCCCGGTTCGTTTCTGTGATTCTGATGAGTATTCTGATGAGTGCTCTGATGAGTATTCTGATTAGTGCTCTGATGAGTAGACTTATCAGCCAGCTCGAGGCTGTTGTGATGAGTATTTCTTAGGGGCGTGGCAAACAGTTTAGAATCAACCCTTTATGTTTGGATGTGTTATTAATGGATTTTAAATGATATGTAtcttgggtagtgttttctcattctgTGCTAGTCGGGTACAACTTGCAATTActttcagtttttttttttttttgagaaacatccATT
Proteins encoded:
- the LOC123100805 gene encoding uncharacterized protein, with amino-acid sequence MFYKIHSHAQIQDLQARSDELGHSNKCMLVGLVSLESVRIACESYALLRPLLMESWKWVCPELEILSVVAGLSVEIQKLEHDVLPQLMVQEAKLERGALEALLLMKNSAVALLHMRKCFMLALGVLLAEDDLVLARVKKLSIMLKDTADAVLKGDGNIAWLEERVLLLVQLVTDVLETPVRFCDSDEYSDECSDEYSD